The following proteins are encoded in a genomic region of Ctenopharyngodon idella isolate HZGC_01 chromosome 12, HZGC01, whole genome shotgun sequence:
- the vwa2 gene encoding von Willebrand factor A domain-containing protein 2, with translation MSSRSRLHLLLMLLFGQVWSIFSVQEMQTDLETIMKINAAGEMMQCSAAMDVLFVMDSSYSVGKGGFERSRHYMLKLCEALDVSPGKVKVGVVQFGSTPKLEISLDSYKGKEELKKKMKKIHYRGGSTQTGLALKFVLRKGFSGGRNSTVPRVVILLSDGKSQGAVQLAASELKLSGVALFAVGIRYPRWEELRELASSPSDTHVFFAEHFSDAVNGLFTTLTTSSFCTAVPLGCKVESYPCVQKTLETVKELQGNFMCWKGSKGYSPYTSLCPHYRYNKVYRQHPVVCHRTICPDPCDSQPCQNGGTCISEGLEKYRCECPTGYGSDPNCAPILSFDCSVDVLFLVEGSSALTLEGFLRFKSFLKRFMQAVLSSDTPVKMGLAQYGNDVKIEAKIGEHRDPAKLIQAVERLQYRGGQAKAGNALRYITRNGFQSTPVFADVQDDLPRVVVLLTGTPSADPVVEPAKYARDREIFIIGVAPEGMRAEINNITGNPQRTITYQSPDRLSAKIPELRAKICSVDNQGCLGQALDLVFVLDASSGVGKDNFVHFQDFVRSTSVQFDINRDVAQVGLVVYGRRPVTVFDLDKYDSGSAVLRAVRDAAYLGGKASTGSALLHVLSQSLTAGKGARPGVNKAVVVLTNGIGAEDAAVPAQKIRDSGVSVFVIGIGDIQQEVLFRIAGSEDHMISVPSYDDLKYSEDVLVQMVCADVKKPVNLCSPNPCMNDGICVLLNGSYRCECRGWKGPHCETRSREQPSRGDLPKPAGLRRRQHKSEKELLQSYREHRRRHASRMS, from the exons ATGTCCTCTAGAAGCCGGCTGCATCTCCTTCTCATGCTCCTGTTTGGCCAAG TTTGGTCCATTTTCTCTGTGCAGGAAATGCAAACAGATCTTGAAACCATTATGAAAATCAACGCTGCTGGAGAAA TGATGCAGTGCTCTGCAGCGATGGATGTTCTCTTTGTGATGGACAGCTCCTACAGTGTTGGGAAAGGAGGATTCGAACGATCCCGGCACTACATGTTGAAGCTGTGTGAGGCTCTCGATGTCAGCCCAGGCAAG GTGAAAGTTGGCGTGGTTCAGTTTGGTTCCACACCCAAACTGGAAATCAGTCTAGACTCCTACAAGGGCAAGGAGGAGCTGAAGAAAAAGATGAAGAAAATCCACTATAG AGGTGGAAGTACACAGACAGGTCTGGCTCTGAAGTTCGTTCTGAGGAAGGGGTTTTCCGGCGGACGCAATTCCACAGTGCCACGCGTCGTCATCCTCTTATCTGACGGAAAGTCCCAGGGGGCAGTGCAGCTGGCTGCCTCGGAGCTCAAGCTTTCTGGAGTGGCTCTGTTTGCTGTGGGGATCCGTTACCCCAG GTGGGAAGAGCTCCGTGAATTGGCAAGCAGCCCATCGGATACACATGTGTTCTTCGCTGAGCACTTCAGTGATGCTGTAAACGGATTATTCACCACCCTCACCACCTCCTCCTTCTGCACTGCAGTACCTTTAG GGTGTAAGGTGGAGTCTTACCCGTGTGTGCAGAAAACCCTGGAGACGGTAAAAGAGCTTCAGGGAAACTTCATGTGCTGGAAAGGGTCCAAGGGATATTCACCATACACATCCCTCTGCCCTCACTACAG GTATAACAAAGTTTACAGGCAGCACCCTGTTGTCTGTCACAGAACTATCTGTCCAG ACCCCTGTGACTCTCAGCCCTGTCAGAACGGGGGGACGTGTATATCTGAGGGACTGGAGAAATACCGCTGCGAGTGTCCCACAGGCTACGGCAGTGACCCCAATTGTG CTCCCATTCTGAGTTTCGACTGCTCTGTGGATGTGCTCTTCCTGGTTGAGGGCTCCTCTGCTCTTACTCTAGAGGGTTTCTTGCGCTTCAAGTCCTTCCTGAAGCGTTTCATGCAGGCTGTACTGAGCTCTGACACCCCTGTAAAGATGGGGTTGGCCCAGTATGGCAATGACGTGAAAATCGAGGCCAAAATTGGGGAGCACAGAGACCCGGCGAAGCTGATCCAGGCTGTTGAGCGTCTGCAGTATCGTGGTGGGCAGGCCAAGGCTGGAAACGCCCTTCGCTACATCACACGCAATGGCTTCCAGAGCACACCCGTGTTTGCCGACGTTCAGGACGACCTGCCGCGAGTGGTAGTGCTGCTCACAGGGACGCCCTCGGCGGACCCTGTGGTGGAGCCGGCGAAGTACGCACGGGACAGGGAGATCTTCATCATCGGTGTAGCGCCAGAAGGGATGAGGGCTGAAATAAACAACATAACAGGAAACCCCCAGCGCACCATCACATACCAGTCACCTGACAGATTGAGCGCTAAGATCCCAGAACTAAGAGCCAAAATTTGCAGTGTCGACAACCAGG GATGTCTGGGTCAAGCTTTGGACCTTGTTTTTGTGCTGGACGCCTCCAGTGGTGTAGGCAAGGACAATTTCGTCCACTTTCAAGACTTTGTTCGGAGCACCTCAGTGCAGTTTGACATCAATCGAGATGTGGCTCAGGTGGGACTGGTGGTTTATGGGAGGCGGCCCGTCACGGTCTTTGACCTGGACAAGTATGACTCGGGCTCTGCTGTGCTGAGGGCAGTGAGAGACGCTGCTTATCTGGGTGGGAAGGCCTCTACAGGTTCAGCACTGCTCCATGTGCTCTCCCAAAGCCTGACAGCGGGGAAAGGAGCACGACCTGGAGTCAACAAGGCCGTGGTGGTGCTCACTAATGGGATTGGTGCAGAGGATGCAGCGGTGCCCGCCCAGAAGATCCGTGATAGCGGAGTGTCAGTGTTTGTGATCGGAATCGGGGACATACAGCAAGAGGTTCTCTTCCGCATCGCCGGCTCTGAGGATCACATGATCTCTGTACCTTCATATGATGACTTGAAATACTCTGAAGATGTGCTGGTACAGATGGTGTGTGCAG ACGTGAAGAAACCTGTTAACCTGTGCAGTCCCAACCCCTGTATGAACGATGGCATCTGTGTGCTACTCAACGGCAGCTACCGCTGTGAATGCCGCGGGTGGAAGGGTCCACACTGCGAAACAC GAAGCAGAGAGCAGCCATCTAGAGGAGATCTCCCTAAACCTGCAGGCCTGAGGCGCCGTCAGCACAAGAGTGAAAAAGAGCTGCTGCAGAGCTACAGGGAGCACCGCAGGAGACACGCCTCCCGCATGAGTTAG